A portion of the Paenibacillus sp. PvR098 genome contains these proteins:
- a CDS encoding LysM peptidoglycan-binding domain-containing protein → MTKQHNGLRFDIYERVHLSEGVLGIKELEGVELIPHIQVLPQGEQAVLRGNLLLTGTYVDELERTDQTLQHLIPVEITLPMNRVQRVEDIAVEIENFDVDLLSARSLNVTGVLSLGGVENVSSSESDQWRETEEEVVFVHEVPERRSEIQEESSSLSESAGEEIPRSEQAPAEVLPQEKAEPSSQQEPTAPPSEPAKKEEKESEPEASGAVKEEEPAAEAAANTTEKKEMKVGLGSKKTTDAAESAAEPIYKSFGLASLLKHGSSKSDTRPPEDGQSTAQKLPSEKVEWKNLLLSANREQQEFKKLRMCIVQKEETLETIAKRYDLNPREIALYNRLGEGELMEGQIVYIPK, encoded by the coding sequence TTGACGAAGCAGCATAACGGGCTTAGGTTTGATATTTACGAACGTGTGCATTTATCCGAAGGTGTGCTTGGCATTAAGGAGCTGGAAGGGGTGGAACTGATTCCCCACATTCAGGTGCTTCCGCAAGGAGAACAAGCCGTGCTTCGCGGCAATCTGCTATTGACGGGGACTTATGTCGATGAACTGGAGCGTACGGATCAGACATTGCAGCATTTGATTCCGGTAGAAATCACGCTGCCGATGAATCGCGTGCAGCGTGTGGAAGATATCGCCGTTGAGATCGAAAATTTCGACGTGGATCTGCTGTCTGCTCGAAGCTTGAATGTGACGGGAGTGCTGTCGCTCGGAGGCGTCGAGAATGTTTCAAGCTCGGAGTCCGATCAATGGAGGGAAACCGAGGAAGAGGTCGTGTTTGTCCATGAGGTGCCGGAGCGGCGTTCCGAGATACAGGAGGAATCGTCGTCGTTAAGTGAGTCCGCTGGGGAGGAAATCCCTCGTTCGGAACAAGCTCCCGCAGAGGTCTTGCCGCAGGAGAAGGCTGAGCCAAGCAGTCAGCAAGAACCTACTGCTCCGCCAAGCGAGCCGGCAAAGAAAGAGGAGAAGGAGTCGGAGCCCGAAGCTTCGGGGGCCGTGAAGGAAGAAGAACCAGCCGCGGAAGCCGCGGCGAATACGACGGAGAAGAAGGAAATGAAAGTCGGCCTGGGCTCTAAAAAAACGACTGACGCAGCCGAATCCGCTGCGGAGCCGATATACAAGTCGTTCGGTCTGGCTTCGCTGCTGAAGCATGGTTCCTCCAAATCGGACACACGGCCTCCGGAAGATGGACAGTCTACGGCACAAAAGCTGCCTTCGGAGAAGGTGGAATGGAAAAACCTGCTCCTGAGTGCCAATAGAGAACAGCAGGAGTTTAAGAAGCTCCGGATGTGCATTGTGCAAAAGGAAGAAACCCTTGAAACGATTGCCAAACGCTATGATTTAAATCCAAGAGAAATCGCGCTTTACAACCGGCTTGGAGAGGGCGAATTAATGGAAGGACAAATTGTCTACATACCGAAATAA